The Streptomyces sp. NBC_00344 genome includes a window with the following:
- a CDS encoding SGNH/GDSL hydrolase family protein, whose translation MKLSRIATLSSSLLLAVGLALTGAGAAQAAQQAASTDYVALGDSYSSGVGSGSYDSSSGDCLRSTVAYPALWAAAHSPSSFHFDACSGARTGDVLNGQLSSLNASTDLVSLTIGGNDAGFADTMTTCVLHSESTCLARIATANGYIDSTLPGLLDQVYSAITARAPAAHVVVLGYPRFYRLNGSCIAGLSESERSAINAASDHINQVTAKRAADHGFAFGDVISTFTGHEICSSSSWLHSVNLFNLTESYHPTAAGQSGGYLPVLNAQD comes from the coding sequence ATGAAACTGTCCCGAATCGCGACACTCTCTTCCTCACTCCTGCTCGCCGTCGGACTCGCCCTCACCGGGGCGGGCGCGGCACAGGCTGCCCAACAGGCCGCGTCCACCGACTACGTGGCCCTCGGCGACTCGTACTCGTCGGGCGTCGGATCCGGCAGCTACGACAGTTCAAGCGGCGACTGCCTGCGCAGCACAGTCGCTTATCCGGCCCTCTGGGCCGCGGCCCACTCGCCCTCTTCGTTCCACTTCGACGCCTGCTCGGGCGCTCGTACGGGTGATGTTCTGAACGGACAGCTCTCCTCGCTCAACGCCTCGACCGACCTCGTCTCCCTCACGATCGGCGGCAACGACGCGGGCTTCGCGGACACCATGACGACGTGTGTGCTGCACTCGGAGTCCACCTGCCTCGCCCGCATCGCCACAGCCAACGGCTACATCGACTCGACCCTCCCGGGTCTGCTCGACCAGGTGTACTCGGCCATCACCGCCCGGGCTCCCGCGGCGCATGTCGTGGTGCTCGGCTATCCGCGCTTCTACCGGCTGAACGGCAGCTGCATCGCCGGGCTGAGCGAGAGCGAACGCAGCGCGATCAACGCGGCGTCCGACCACATCAACCAGGTGACCGCCAAGCGGGCGGCCGACCACGGATTCGCCTTCGGTGATGTCATCTCCACCTTCACCGGGCACGAGATCTGCTCGAGCAGCAGCTGGCTGCACAGTGTCAACCTGTTCAACCTCACCGAGTCGTACCACCCGACGGCGGCCGGACAGTCCGGCGGCTATCTGCCCGTCCTCAACGCTCAGGACTGA
- a CDS encoding type ISP restriction/modification enzyme, whose translation MRNVTDEAPLLDELMPWSVAPLRLGRGWAMAPDAGSLKARWERLIRAEGAERERLFRSTRARTPGSSVAALPGQRTGTGRLARESGPCPAPVRMAHGPFDEQWLIPDHRLLDAARPELWRVADDRQLFAVEQGHAQPDAGPVLTVSALLPDGSAPAGRPGRIRPLYRRPGGIEPNLAPGLPARLTAHYGREVTAEQILAWALTAGVGSPQGCVVPLTADPDLWQAGVELGQRALRIQLRGAHGGGRPRLPGGRRPYVRAAVPARPGGIAYEPEGECLLLGSGRISPVPAGAWDFTAGGARVLELWFESRTALSEPDTLEALRPPGWLQEWTSELLELITTLALLGELRTSRNDVRQALRTGTGIGRSELSDAGVLPAPAAARLPASVLDHHEEGPEGQFALL comes from the coding sequence ATGCGGAACGTGACGGATGAAGCGCCCCTGCTGGACGAACTGATGCCCTGGTCGGTCGCGCCCCTGCGGCTGGGGCGCGGCTGGGCGATGGCGCCCGACGCGGGGTCGCTGAAGGCCCGCTGGGAGAGGCTCATCCGGGCCGAAGGGGCCGAGCGCGAGAGGTTGTTCCGGTCCACCAGGGCCCGTACACCGGGCAGCTCGGTCGCGGCGCTGCCCGGCCAGCGGACCGGAACCGGACGGCTCGCACGTGAGTCGGGGCCGTGTCCCGCGCCGGTCCGGATGGCGCACGGACCGTTCGACGAGCAGTGGCTGATCCCCGACCACCGACTGCTCGACGCGGCCCGTCCCGAGCTCTGGCGGGTGGCCGACGACCGGCAGCTCTTCGCCGTCGAGCAGGGTCACGCGCAGCCGGATGCCGGGCCGGTCCTGACCGTCAGCGCGCTGCTTCCCGACGGCAGCGCACCCGCCGGCCGACCGGGCCGGATCCGGCCGCTCTACCGAAGGCCGGGCGGGATCGAGCCCAATCTCGCGCCGGGGCTGCCGGCCCGGCTGACCGCGCACTACGGGCGCGAGGTCACCGCCGAGCAGATCCTCGCCTGGGCCCTGACCGCGGGTGTCGGCTCGCCGCAAGGCTGTGTCGTACCGCTCACCGCCGACCCGGACCTCTGGCAAGCCGGGGTCGAACTGGGACAGCGGGCCCTGCGGATCCAGCTGCGCGGTGCCCACGGCGGCGGACGCCCGCGGCTGCCCGGCGGGCGGCGTCCCTATGTGCGGGCCGCCGTTCCGGCCCGCCCCGGGGGTATCGCCTACGAACCCGAAGGCGAGTGCCTGCTGCTCGGATCGGGGCGTATCTCGCCGGTGCCGGCCGGAGCCTGGGACTTCACAGCCGGTGGGGCCCGGGTGCTCGAGCTGTGGTTCGAGAGCCGCACGGCGCTGAGCGAACCGGACACCCTGGAGGCGCTGCGGCCGCCCGGCTGGCTCCAGGAGTGGACGTCGGAACTGCTCGAGCTGATCACCACGCTCGCGCTTCTCGGGGAGCTGCGGACGTCCCGGAACGACGTACGGCAGGCTCTGCGGACCGGTACCGGCATCGGCCGGTCCGAACTGTCGGACGCCGGTGTGCTGCCGGCGCCCGCGGCCGCCCGTCTGCCCGCATCGGTGCTCGATCACCACGAGGAGGGCCCCGAAGGCCAGTTCGCGCTGCTGTGA
- a CDS encoding glycosyltransferase family 2 protein: MSSFLSSAAPGQDPLAEPSRNGNQTVTSAVRIAVSYKPVSSHLAIAPLVSVVIPAMNEAKNLPYVFTSLPDWIHEVVLVDGNSTDDTIDVARGLRPDVVVVKQSGKGKGDALITGFAACSGEIIVMVDADGSADGQEIVSYVSALVGGADFAKGSRFANGGGTDDMTPIRKLGNWVLCSVVNRKFGARYTDLCYGYNAFWRHCLERISLDCTGFEIETLMNIRVVKAGLRVQEVPSHEYNRIHGVSNLSAVRDGIRVLRVILREKGFRRVKTRPGAIGLNAGRGAAT, from the coding sequence ATGAGTTCTTTTCTGAGTTCGGCGGCTCCGGGTCAGGATCCGTTAGCCGAGCCGTCCAGAAACGGCAATCAAACGGTCACGTCGGCTGTTCGAATAGCAGTCTCGTACAAGCCCGTGTCCTCTCATCTCGCGATCGCTCCTCTTGTGAGTGTTGTGATTCCTGCGATGAATGAGGCGAAGAATCTGCCGTACGTCTTCACATCGCTTCCCGACTGGATCCACGAAGTCGTACTGGTGGACGGAAATTCGACCGATGACACCATCGACGTCGCACGCGGACTCCGGCCCGACGTGGTGGTCGTGAAACAGAGCGGAAAGGGAAAAGGCGACGCGCTGATCACCGGATTCGCCGCCTGCTCCGGGGAGATCATCGTCATGGTCGACGCCGACGGCTCGGCCGATGGCCAGGAGATCGTCAGCTATGTGTCCGCCCTGGTCGGAGGTGCCGACTTCGCCAAGGGTTCGCGCTTCGCCAACGGCGGTGGCACCGATGACATGACACCGATCCGCAAACTGGGCAACTGGGTGCTGTGTTCGGTCGTCAACCGCAAGTTCGGCGCCCGCTACACCGATCTCTGCTACGGCTACAACGCCTTCTGGCGGCACTGCCTCGAAAGGATCAGCCTGGACTGCACCGGCTTCGAGATCGAGACCCTGATGAACATCCGGGTGGTCAAGGCGGGCCTCCGCGTGCAGGAGGTGCCCAGCCACGAGTACAACCGCATCCACGGTGTCAGCAATCTCAGCGCCGTTCGGGACGGCATCCGGGTCCTCAGAGTGATCCTCAGGGAGAAGGGCTTCCGCCGTGTGAAGACCCGCCCCGGAGCCATCGGTCTCAACGCCGGCCGGGGAGCCGCCACATGA
- a CDS encoding ABC transporter ATP-binding protein: MSRAISLQSITKTYDRGVRAVDRVSIDVEPGEFLVLLGPSGCGKSTVLRMIAGLEDVTDGEVLLDGQYANHLPPGQRGMAMVFQNFALYPSMTSRDNIGFPLRFEAPGEDSSVRVEATARMLGIEDVLDRYPGQLSGGERQRVAMGRAISRRPSVFLMDEPLSNLDAKLRNHLRAEIAQLTRELGVTTIYVTHDQSEAMSLGDRVAVMRGGVLQQISKPRDAYGLPENVFVAAFIGTPRINLLQAVVHAPLDGAMSIDLGRQRLRLPEPLSTDHQLLRIQQGRQLIVGLRSEAVRIAPPSQARPGEVAISGLVEHMEYQGHEALVHLNTGSQPAVVPDLESPRPGPVSRRRKSAAATGVLTRLKERAAQHVSGPVVVLDAAEPEPTHTPDRRSMGASDLVVRTSPDLRVRTGAQVPLLVDLAHLYVFDNYGRRICPAPRDLPGLDQGPL, encoded by the coding sequence ATGTCTCGCGCCATCTCTCTGCAGAGCATCACCAAGACGTACGACCGGGGCGTCCGCGCCGTCGACCGCGTGTCGATCGACGTGGAGCCCGGCGAATTCCTCGTACTGCTGGGCCCCTCCGGGTGCGGGAAATCGACCGTTCTCCGCATGATCGCCGGGCTGGAGGACGTCACCGATGGCGAGGTGCTGCTCGACGGCCAGTACGCCAACCATCTGCCGCCCGGGCAGCGGGGTATGGCCATGGTCTTCCAGAACTTCGCGCTCTACCCGAGCATGACGAGCCGCGACAACATCGGTTTCCCGCTGCGTTTCGAGGCCCCGGGCGAGGACTCATCGGTGCGCGTCGAGGCAACCGCCCGGATGCTCGGCATCGAGGACGTCCTCGACCGGTATCCCGGCCAGCTCTCGGGCGGTGAGCGGCAGCGCGTCGCCATGGGCCGGGCCATCTCCCGGCGGCCCTCGGTCTTCCTGATGGACGAGCCGCTGTCGAACCTCGACGCCAAGCTCCGCAACCACCTCAGGGCCGAGATCGCCCAGCTCACCCGTGAACTGGGCGTCACCACCATCTATGTGACGCACGACCAGTCCGAGGCGATGTCACTGGGCGACCGCGTCGCGGTGATGCGCGGAGGAGTCCTCCAGCAGATCAGCAAGCCGCGCGACGCGTACGGCCTGCCGGAGAACGTCTTCGTCGCCGCGTTCATCGGCACCCCCCGGATCAATCTGCTCCAGGCCGTGGTGCATGCGCCGCTGGACGGCGCGATGTCGATCGATCTCGGCCGGCAACGGCTGCGTCTTCCCGAACCACTCAGCACCGACCACCAGTTGCTCCGTATCCAGCAGGGCAGACAGCTCATCGTCGGCCTGCGCTCCGAGGCCGTGAGGATCGCTCCGCCCAGCCAGGCCCGCCCCGGCGAGGTGGCGATCAGCGGCCTGGTCGAGCACATGGAGTACCAGGGCCATGAGGCGCTGGTACATCTCAACACCGGCTCGCAGCCCGCTGTCGTGCCGGACCTGGAGTCGCCCCGGCCGGGTCCTGTCTCCCGTCGCCGCAAGAGCGCCGCGGCGACCGGTGTGCTCACCCGGCTGAAGGAGCGGGCAGCTCAGCACGTCTCGGGGCCCGTTGTGGTCCTCGACGCCGCAGAGCCCGAACCGACGCACACCCCGGACCGCCGCTCGATGGGCGCCAGCGACCTGGTGGTGCGCACCAGCCCTGATCTGCGGGTGCGCACCGGCGCCCAGGTGCCGCTTCTGGTCGATCTCGCCCATCTCTATGTGTTCGACAACTACGGCCGCAGGATCTGCCCCGCGCCGAGAGACCTCCCCGGCCTCGACCAGGGTCCGCTCTGA
- a CDS encoding GntR family transcriptional regulator, with product MTAFAPDSLVLNRKLPLWYQVSQSLRASILGRRPHDPLRLPTEEQLAGHYGVSVLTMRQALKELETEGLISRHRRRGTFIAPGARPSAPRRLLGSIDAIVAQQSGELTTVLSHGPMAVPGELAEHFPGLDEVVGYTRLRCDESGEPTNWAENALRPEIAAAVDVADLERWPMTKVLRDGVGVRISRITDTVQATLADPATAGLLKVPLLSPILHYTGVTYDERGRVVDVARIRYRGDRFSFSVTVEAP from the coding sequence GTGACCGCCTTCGCGCCCGACTCGCTGGTCCTGAACCGCAAGCTGCCGCTCTGGTACCAGGTCTCGCAGTCGCTGCGCGCCTCGATACTGGGCCGGCGCCCGCACGACCCGCTGCGGCTGCCCACCGAGGAACAGCTCGCAGGGCACTACGGCGTCAGCGTGCTCACCATGCGCCAGGCGCTCAAGGAGCTGGAGACCGAAGGACTGATCAGCAGGCACCGGCGGCGCGGCACCTTCATCGCCCCGGGGGCGCGTCCCAGTGCTCCGCGCCGGCTGCTGGGTTCCATCGACGCGATCGTCGCCCAGCAGTCCGGCGAGCTCACCACCGTGCTCAGCCACGGTCCGATGGCGGTGCCCGGTGAGCTCGCCGAGCACTTCCCTGGCCTGGACGAGGTTGTCGGCTACACCAGGCTGCGCTGCGACGAGAGCGGGGAGCCCACCAACTGGGCGGAGAACGCGCTGCGTCCGGAGATCGCGGCCGCGGTGGACGTCGCCGATCTGGAGCGCTGGCCGATGACCAAGGTGCTGCGCGACGGGGTCGGAGTGCGGATCAGCCGGATCACGGACACCGTCCAGGCCACCCTGGCCGACCCCGCGACGGCCGGACTGCTCAAGGTGCCCCTGCTCTCGCCGATCCTGCACTACACGGGGGTCACCTACGACGAGCGGGGGCGGGTGGTGGATGTGGCGCGGATCCGCTACCGGGGGGACAGGTTCTCCTTCTCCGTCACGGTGGAAGCCCCGTAG
- a CDS encoding molybdopterin oxidoreductase family protein, with protein MLSPDAVRTALRICPLCEATCGLTLTIEGTRVTGARGDRDDVFSKGFICPKGASFGELDADPDRLRTPLVREDGALREATWDEAFGFIAARIRPLIEEHGPDAVGIVLGNPNVHTVAGALYPPLMLGALGSRNLFTASTLDQMPKHVSSGLLFGDPLAIPVPDLDRTDHLLLLGANPLESNGSLCTAGDFPGRLKALRRRGGTLTVVDPRRTRTAKTADTHLAIRPGTDALLLAALAHTLFEEKLTDLGALAAHVEGVAEVEECVREFSPEAVAGACDIDPGVIRTLARDLAAAPRAAVYGRVGSSTVEFGTLANWLVDVLNILTGNLDRPGGALFPLSATDRAPRPAAPGKGFALGRWHSRVSGHPEVKGELPITVLAEEIETPGEGQIRAVISIAANPVLSAPDGDRLDKALAGLDLMVSIDPYLNETSRHADVVLPPPPSSQSAHFDYVFNTLAVRNQARYSRPAVPLAPGLLDESEIHARLILAVSGKHGADPADVDAMAIDRTLARAGAAAASAGQLSGRTGPERRLDLMLRLGPYDLTLDRLIDHPHGIDLGPLQPRIPQVLRTRSGRIELCPAPIAADLPRLRRSLEGRRAGLVLVGRRHLRSNNSWMHNLPALNGGSNTCTLQVSPQDAERLGLSDGAAARISSAGGALEVPVEVTDAVRAGVVSLPHGWGHDRAGTRLSVAARRPGVNVNQLLDGTLLDPLSGTAVLNGFPVEVTPAGTGRSVQRA; from the coding sequence GTGCTTTCACCCGACGCCGTACGTACCGCTCTGCGCATCTGCCCGCTCTGCGAGGCCACCTGCGGTCTGACGCTCACCATCGAGGGAACCCGGGTGACCGGCGCGCGGGGCGACCGCGACGACGTGTTCAGCAAGGGGTTCATCTGCCCCAAGGGGGCGTCCTTCGGAGAACTCGACGCCGATCCCGACCGGCTGCGCACCCCGCTGGTCCGCGAGGACGGCGCGCTGCGGGAAGCGACCTGGGACGAGGCCTTCGGGTTCATCGCCGCTCGTATCCGGCCGCTGATCGAGGAGCACGGCCCGGACGCGGTCGGGATCGTGCTCGGCAATCCCAATGTCCACACCGTCGCGGGGGCGCTCTACCCGCCGCTGATGCTCGGTGCGCTCGGCAGCCGCAACCTCTTCACGGCGAGCACCCTCGACCAGATGCCCAAGCATGTCTCCAGCGGGCTGCTCTTCGGTGATCCGCTCGCCATCCCGGTGCCCGACCTCGACCGCACCGACCATCTGCTGCTCCTCGGGGCCAACCCGCTCGAATCCAACGGCAGTCTCTGCACGGCCGGCGACTTCCCGGGCCGGCTCAAGGCGCTGCGCAGGCGCGGCGGCACCCTCACCGTGGTCGATCCGCGCCGTACCCGGACCGCGAAAACGGCCGACACCCACCTGGCGATCCGGCCGGGAACGGACGCGCTGCTGCTCGCGGCGCTCGCTCACACCCTCTTCGAGGAGAAGCTAACCGACCTGGGCGCGCTCGCGGCGCATGTCGAAGGGGTCGCCGAAGTCGAGGAGTGCGTGAGGGAGTTCAGCCCCGAGGCGGTCGCCGGCGCCTGCGACATCGACCCCGGGGTCATCCGCACGCTCGCCCGGGACCTCGCCGCCGCACCGAGGGCCGCCGTCTACGGCCGGGTGGGCAGCTCCACCGTGGAGTTCGGCACCCTGGCCAACTGGCTGGTCGACGTGCTCAACATCCTCACCGGCAATCTCGACCGGCCGGGCGGCGCCCTCTTCCCGCTTTCCGCCACCGACCGTGCCCCCCGGCCGGCGGCCCCCGGCAAGGGGTTCGCGCTCGGCCGCTGGCACAGCAGGGTGAGCGGCCACCCCGAGGTGAAGGGGGAGCTGCCGATCACCGTGCTCGCCGAGGAGATCGAGACCCCGGGCGAAGGACAGATCCGCGCGGTGATCTCCATCGCGGCCAATCCGGTGCTCTCCGCGCCGGACGGAGACCGCCTCGACAAGGCCCTGGCGGGGCTGGACCTCATGGTCAGCATCGACCCGTACCTCAATGAGACCTCACGCCACGCGGACGTCGTACTGCCTCCTCCGCCGTCCTCGCAGAGCGCCCATTTCGACTATGTCTTCAACACCCTGGCCGTCCGCAACCAGGCCCGCTACTCCCGCCCCGCCGTACCGCTGGCACCCGGTCTGCTCGACGAGAGCGAGATCCACGCCCGGCTGATCCTGGCGGTGAGCGGCAAGCACGGCGCCGACCCGGCGGACGTCGACGCGATGGCGATCGACCGTACGCTGGCCAGGGCCGGCGCGGCCGCGGCGTCGGCAGGACAGCTCTCCGGACGCACCGGGCCCGAGCGGCGGCTCGATCTGATGCTCCGTCTGGGGCCGTACGATCTGACACTGGACCGGCTCATCGACCACCCGCACGGCATCGACCTGGGCCCCCTGCAACCGCGCATACCGCAGGTGCTCAGGACCCGCAGTGGACGCATCGAGCTCTGCCCGGCACCCATCGCCGCCGATCTGCCCAGGCTCCGCAGGTCGCTGGAGGGGCGTCGCGCCGGACTCGTCCTCGTGGGCCGCCGTCATCTGCGCTCGAACAACAGCTGGATGCACAACCTCCCCGCGCTGAACGGCGGGTCCAACACCTGCACGCTTCAGGTCAGCCCCCAGGACGCCGAGCGTCTGGGGCTCTCCGACGGCGCCGCCGCCCGGATCAGTTCGGCGGGCGGCGCGCTCGAAGTCCCGGTGGAGGTGACCGATGCCGTCAGGGCCGGAGTGGTGAGCCTGCCGCACGGCTGGGGTCACGACCGGGCAGGTACCCGGCTGTCGGTCGCCGCGAGGCGCCCGGGAGTCAATGTGAACCAGCTGCTCGACGGCACGCTGCTGGACCCGCTGTCCGGCACCGCGGTGCTCAACGGCTTCCCGGTGGAGGTGACTCCGGCCGGAACGGGGCGCTCCGTACAACGGGCATGA
- a CDS encoding CaiB/BaiF CoA transferase family protein — protein sequence MTHSPAQPLPLEGITVVAVEQAVAAPFATRQLADLGARVIKVERPDGGDFARGYDTAARGLASHFVWCNHGKESIAVDLKDPRGLRIVRRLIEDADVFVQNLAQGAAARMGLDAAALCAAHPRLVAVDISGYGSGGPYAHKRAYDMLVQCEAGLVSVTGSPEQPAKAGIPAADIAAAMYAFSGVLAALLRRGTTGLGGPVEISMLESLGEWMGHPLHHGMHGGTAPARTGVAHAVIVPYDAYPTADGGQVLLSVQNDREWRRLAEQVLRRPELADDPAFATNRARTEHRERTDQVVAAALATLSTEEAVVGLEAAGIACARLNSVSDLAAHPQLAARDRWRDVGSAVGPLRALLPPITLPGGEGPRMGRVPELGEHTDALLEALGMTEGPRAALRRDGVIA from the coding sequence GTGACCCATTCCCCCGCCCAGCCCCTCCCGCTCGAAGGCATCACCGTCGTAGCCGTCGAACAAGCCGTCGCGGCGCCCTTCGCCACGCGCCAGCTCGCCGATCTCGGTGCCCGCGTCATCAAGGTCGAACGCCCGGACGGAGGCGACTTCGCCCGTGGGTACGACACGGCGGCGCGCGGTCTCGCCTCGCACTTCGTCTGGTGCAACCACGGCAAGGAGTCCATCGCCGTCGACCTCAAGGATCCGCGCGGTCTCCGGATCGTGCGCCGGCTCATCGAGGATGCCGACGTGTTCGTACAGAACCTCGCCCAGGGGGCGGCCGCCAGGATGGGCCTCGACGCGGCCGCGCTCTGCGCCGCGCATCCCCGGCTGGTGGCCGTGGACATCTCCGGCTACGGCTCCGGCGGACCGTACGCCCACAAGCGGGCCTACGACATGCTCGTGCAGTGCGAGGCAGGGCTGGTGTCGGTCACCGGCTCCCCTGAACAGCCCGCGAAGGCCGGCATTCCGGCCGCGGACATCGCGGCGGCCATGTACGCCTTCTCCGGGGTGCTGGCGGCCTTGCTCCGCCGCGGCACCACCGGGCTCGGCGGACCGGTGGAGATCTCGATGCTGGAGTCCCTCGGCGAATGGATGGGGCACCCCCTGCACCATGGGATGCACGGAGGCACAGCCCCGGCGCGCACCGGTGTGGCGCACGCCGTCATCGTGCCCTACGACGCCTACCCGACGGCCGACGGCGGTCAGGTACTGCTCTCGGTGCAGAACGACCGGGAGTGGCGCCGCCTCGCCGAACAGGTGCTGCGCAGGCCGGAGCTGGCGGACGATCCGGCCTTTGCCACGAACAGGGCGCGGACGGAGCACCGCGAGCGGACGGACCAGGTGGTCGCCGCCGCGCTGGCCACTCTGAGCACCGAGGAAGCGGTGGTCGGGCTCGAGGCGGCGGGCATCGCCTGTGCCCGGCTCAACTCGGTGTCCGATCTGGCCGCGCACCCTCAGCTCGCGGCACGGGACCGGTGGAGGGACGTCGGGTCTGCGGTGGGGCCTTTGCGGGCTCTGCTGCCGCCGATCACCTTGCCGGGTGGGGAGGGCCCGCGGATGGGCAGAGTGCCGGAACTCGGCGAGCACACCGACGCGCTGCTGGAGGCCCTGGGGATGACGGAAGGGCCGAGGGCAGCGCTGCGCCGGGACGGTGTGATCGCCTGA
- a CDS encoding TetR/AcrR family transcriptional regulator, whose amino-acid sequence MEPMADPKALRRAPVQQRSAERLTRILDSCAEILDEGGYEQLTTRSVAARAGVPIGSVYRFFGNKRAMADALAQRNLDRYAVRIVDRLAAVPAADWRGVIDVVLDEYLAMKRNVPGFAFVDFGGPGALDEPNPKVADRLTELLAAHLGRPADGRLRRKVLVGVEVTDALLQLAFRARPSGDGELIMETRELLHAYLAPLLD is encoded by the coding sequence ATGGAGCCCATGGCCGACCCGAAGGCGCTCCGCCGCGCCCCCGTCCAGCAGCGAAGCGCCGAACGTCTCACCCGGATACTGGATTCCTGTGCGGAGATCCTGGACGAAGGGGGCTACGAGCAGCTCACGACACGCTCCGTCGCCGCGCGGGCCGGTGTCCCCATCGGGTCCGTCTACCGGTTCTTCGGCAACAAGCGCGCCATGGCCGACGCTCTGGCGCAGCGCAATCTGGACCGCTATGCCGTGCGGATCGTGGACCGGCTGGCGGCCGTTCCGGCGGCCGACTGGCGCGGTGTGATCGATGTCGTGCTCGACGAGTACCTGGCGATGAAACGTAACGTCCCCGGCTTCGCGTTCGTCGACTTCGGTGGCCCCGGGGCGCTGGACGAGCCGAATCCGAAGGTCGCGGACCGGCTGACCGAACTGCTCGCCGCCCATCTCGGCCGGCCGGCCGACGGCAGGCTGCGCCGCAAGGTGCTGGTGGGTGTGGAGGTCACCGACGCGCTGTTGCAGCTCGCCTTCCGCGCCCGCCCTTCGGGGGACGGCGAGCTGATCATGGAGACCCGGGAGCTGCTGCACGCGTATCTGGCGCCCCTGCTCGACTGA
- the hmgA gene encoding homogentisate 1,2-dioxygenase yields the protein MSTIEQARKTADALTYSSGFGNEHSSEAVAGALPHGRNSPQRAPLGLYAEQLSGAAFTEPRAHNRRSWLYRIRPSASHPPFVRIDNGAVRCAPFTDRAPDPNRLRWSPLPEPAPGTDFLDGLWTLGGNGDAAQRTGMAVHLYHANSSMTDRVFSDADGELLIVPERGGMLIRTEFGLLRAAPGQVALIPRGVRFRVELLDGCARGYVCENYGRPFQLPDLGPIGANGLANARDFLAPAAAYEEEEREVEVVNKFCGNLWSAVYDHSPLDVVAWHGNHVPYVYDLRRFNVLGSISYDHPDPSIFTVLTSPSDTPGLAGVDFVVFAPRWLVGEDTFRPPYFHRNVMSEYMGLIEGAYDAKAEGFVPGGGSLHNMMSAHGPDRETFERAGAAELEPQKIDDGLAFMFETRWPLTATGQAATADHLQAGYDDVWQGLQRHFRS from the coding sequence ATGAGCACCATCGAGCAGGCGAGGAAGACGGCGGACGCCCTGACGTACTCCTCGGGCTTCGGTAACGAGCACAGTTCGGAGGCGGTCGCCGGCGCCCTGCCGCACGGGCGGAACTCCCCGCAGCGCGCACCGCTCGGCCTGTACGCGGAGCAGCTCAGCGGCGCCGCCTTCACCGAGCCCCGTGCCCACAACCGCCGTTCCTGGCTCTACCGCATCAGGCCGTCGGCGTCCCACCCGCCCTTCGTGCGGATCGACAACGGCGCGGTGCGCTGCGCGCCGTTCACCGACAGGGCCCCCGACCCGAACCGGCTCCGCTGGAGCCCGCTCCCCGAGCCCGCGCCGGGCACGGACTTCCTGGACGGCCTGTGGACGCTCGGCGGCAACGGCGACGCAGCCCAGCGCACCGGGATGGCGGTGCATCTGTACCATGCCAACTCCTCCATGACCGACCGGGTGTTCAGCGATGCGGACGGGGAGCTGCTCATCGTCCCCGAGCGTGGCGGCATGCTCATCAGGACCGAGTTCGGACTGCTGCGCGCGGCCCCCGGCCAGGTCGCGCTGATCCCGCGCGGTGTGCGCTTCCGTGTCGAGCTGCTCGACGGATGCGCCCGGGGCTATGTCTGCGAGAACTACGGGCGCCCCTTCCAGCTCCCCGACCTGGGCCCGATCGGAGCCAACGGCCTCGCCAACGCGCGGGACTTCCTGGCCCCGGCAGCCGCGTACGAGGAGGAGGAGCGGGAGGTCGAGGTGGTCAACAAGTTCTGCGGCAACCTCTGGTCCGCGGTGTACGACCACTCGCCGCTGGATGTCGTGGCATGGCATGGCAACCATGTCCCCTACGTCTACGACCTGCGCAGGTTCAACGTGCTGGGGTCCATCAGCTACGACCATCCCGACCCGTCGATCTTCACGGTGCTCACCTCGCCGTCCGACACCCCGGGGCTGGCAGGCGTCGACTTCGTGGTCTTCGCGCCGCGCTGGCTGGTGGGCGAGGACACGTTCCGGCCGCCGTACTTCCACCGCAATGTCATGAGCGAGTACATGGGCCTCATCGAGGGCGCCTACGACGCGAAAGCGGAGGGATTCGTCCCCGGCGGGGGCTCGCTGCACAACATGATGTCCGCGCACGGCCCCGACCGGGAGACCTTCGAGCGGGCCGGCGCCGCCGAACTCGAACCGCAGAAGATCGACGACGGGCTCGCCTTCATGTTCGAGACCCGCTGGCCGCTCACGGCGACCGGGCAGGCGGCCACCGCGGACCATCTGCAGGCGGGGTACGACGACGTGTGGCAGGGTCTCCAGCGCCACTTCCGGTCGTAA